A stretch of DNA from Endozoicomonas sp. 8E:
CTGTTTCCGGGGCGATAAAAAAAATCAATCAAAGGGGGGCTTGTCTGGAAGCTTCAGGTGAATGATACTGTATGCATGAACAGTATTTCTGTAAAAGACAAGCCCTGGCCCAGAATGATTGCGCTGGTGGATATGAATGCCTTTTTTGCCTCCATTGAGCAGCTGGATCGGCCTCAATGGCAGCAAAAGCCGGTGTGTGTCACCAATGGCCGAACAGGGACTTGCATCATTACCGCCTCCTATGAGGCCCGGGCCCGGGGCATCAAAACCGGGATGAGGTTGCGCGAGGCCAGAGGGTTGGCACCTGACCTGATCCAGGCACCTTCCCGGCCTTATCGTTATGCCCAGATTTCTTCCAGCATTATGGCAGCCCTGGAAAGCATCACGCCGGAAATAGAAGTCTTCTCGGTGGACGAGGCTTTTCTCGATCTGACCGGCTGTCAGTCGCTCTATGATTGCCCGGTGGCCGAGATAGGTCGAAGGATCAAGGCGTGCGTTTTCGAGGCTTCCGGCCTGCTGTGTTCAGTGGGTATCAGTGGCGACAAGAGCACCGCCAAGTGGGCAGCCAAGCAGCAGAAGCCGGACGGGCTGACCATTGTCCACCCCTATCAGGCTCGTGAAACCCTGTCGAATGTGCTGGTTACTGACCTGTGCGGGGTAGGGTCAGGCATTGGACGTTACCTGGCTCAATACGGGGTGCATCGCTGTGGTGATATGCAAAAAGTGCCCATCAGCGTGCTGGGCAATCGTTTTGGTAATCTGGGTAAGCGTATCTGGCTGATGGCCCAGGGCATGGACCCGGAGCCACTGCATAAAGAGGTGGGAGTGCCCCAGAGCATCGGGCATGGCAAGGTGATTCCGCCGAATACCCGGGATAAAACCATCCTGAGAACCTATCTGTTGCATATGTGTGAAAAAGTGGCTGCCCGTCTCAGACGTTATGATTTTGAAGCCCGGCTGTTTGCCATTGGCATGAACACGCCCGGAGGCTGGGTCAGCAAAAAGCTGAGGACGACAACCCCGACATCCGATGGCGATCAGATTATGGCACTGGCGGACTTTTTTCTGGATGTCTATTGGGATCAGGGAGAGCGAAGCCATGGCGTGCATCAGGTACATGTTGGAGCCCTGGACCCTCAAACCAAAC
This window harbors:
- a CDS encoding DNA polymerase IV, translated to MNDTVCMNSISVKDKPWPRMIALVDMNAFFASIEQLDRPQWQQKPVCVTNGRTGTCIITASYEARARGIKTGMRLREARGLAPDLIQAPSRPYRYAQISSSIMAALESITPEIEVFSVDEAFLDLTGCQSLYDCPVAEIGRRIKACVFEASGLLCSVGISGDKSTAKWAAKQQKPDGLTIVHPYQARETLSNVLVTDLCGVGSGIGRYLAQYGVHRCGDMQKVPISVLGNRFGNLGKRIWLMAQGMDPEPLHKEVGVPQSIGHGKVIPPNTRDKTILRTYLLHMCEKVAARLRRYDFEARLFAIGMNTPGGWVSKKLRTTTPTSDGDQIMALADFFLDVYWDQGERSHGVHQVHVGALDPQTKHGQGELFTEEDAKKEKLLATIDEVNHRYGEFALCKALLLNRSEMPNVISPAWRPAGPRNTLES